A section of the Desulfomicrobium apsheronum genome encodes:
- a CDS encoding (2Fe-2S)-binding protein: MSELVCYCFGYTSDDIEQDVIQKGKSTIFERIMNEKKAGGCQCAEKNPKGR; the protein is encoded by the coding sequence ATGTCAGAACTCGTATGCTATTGTTTTGGCTATACATCCGACGATATTGAGCAGGATGTTATTCAAAAAGGAAAATCTACAATTTTTGAACGTATCATGAACGAAAAAAAGGCTGGTGGGTGCCAGTGTGCTGAAAAGAATCCGAAAGGTCGCTGA